In Xylanibacter ruminicola 23, a single genomic region encodes these proteins:
- a CDS encoding protein kinase domain-containing protein, producing MANGEALDMSDDASSYIVSDFEGLSSTFSEMVELPSTGYCRLYKAKRYGRWFLLKCLKQELSSDTAYQQLLRKEFEIMMRLQHPSIMQAIGMEDVLIADGHYERCLIAEWIDGKTLAQYLEANPSRSDRQRIAIDLAEALAYIHHQQVVHRDLKPSNIMITYNGSYVKIIDFGLADTDSHAILKQPAGTLKYMAPEQATKALPDVRNDIYSLGVILLEMDIYKKVAERCLRPIHQRYQNMDDLLAALHQQRKWHFKLMASAMIALVVIFALIAKVNAISHKASDLEKHTAELNFQVKVLNHEIIGFEDPEAKQKCISHWDYDHDGELSYQEAASVKSLGDVFTKDTLLRSFPELEHFTGLNEIDACAFWDCTHLESIRIPRTVRFIRQSAFRHTGLQMITIPSSVVAIGDHILEECPELETVIFESVLPNTNDGAHHLVDCPKLSAIFVPEFYMTETNEKKSWQSLKPYIHKYIEFRDPAVKSVCVSHWDSNGDGELSIDEAMAVNSLGGAFSGNTAIRSFDELRYFTGLKEIEANTFNGCLNLKSVQLPRSVETLGENAFLKCDFNAFYIPSGVTHIASTALGENHHLCKVEISADNPVYDSREDCNAIIETATNQMVTGSATAFIPNSVTSLSDECFNWFDRDELVIPSQLTHIGTWALTCIFQRIYCMSDVPPFYRPDTRESFWEHLPEIYIPYGSTEAYCHAEGWKLLTHRLHEFPAKPAPVTTDFSYYFKTWTNLDQLSFLNFD from the coding sequence GTGGCAAACGGGGAGGCATTAGATATGAGCGATGATGCTTCAAGCTACATAGTAAGTGATTTCGAGGGACTCAGCTCCACCTTCTCCGAGATGGTTGAATTGCCATCTACGGGCTATTGTCGTTTGTACAAAGCCAAACGCTATGGGCGATGGTTTCTGCTCAAATGTCTGAAGCAGGAACTATCATCCGATACCGCCTATCAACAGTTGCTTCGCAAGGAATTCGAGATTATGATGCGCTTGCAGCATCCATCTATCATGCAAGCCATTGGTATGGAGGATGTTTTGATAGCTGACGGGCATTACGAACGATGCCTCATAGCCGAATGGATTGATGGCAAGACGCTGGCTCAATATCTTGAGGCCAATCCCAGTCGTAGCGATCGCCAACGCATAGCTATCGATTTGGCAGAGGCTTTGGCCTACATTCATCACCAACAAGTGGTACATCGCGATCTGAAGCCCTCAAACATCATGATTACCTACAACGGCAGTTATGTGAAGATTATCGACTTCGGACTAGCTGATACCGATAGTCATGCCATACTGAAACAACCTGCTGGCACATTGAAGTATATGGCTCCAGAGCAAGCCACAAAAGCTCTACCAGATGTTCGTAACGATATCTATTCGCTGGGAGTCATACTTCTGGAGATGGATATATATAAAAAGGTGGCTGAGCGATGTCTACGCCCCATCCATCAACGCTATCAGAATATGGACGATCTGCTTGCCGCCCTTCATCAGCAGCGCAAGTGGCATTTCAAGCTTATGGCATCAGCCATGATAGCCCTGGTTGTCATCTTTGCTTTGATAGCAAAAGTGAATGCGATAAGTCATAAAGCCTCTGATTTAGAGAAACATACGGCTGAGCTTAATTTTCAGGTGAAAGTGCTGAACCACGAGATTATTGGCTTCGAGGACCCTGAGGCAAAGCAAAAATGCATCAGCCATTGGGATTATGATCACGATGGTGAACTGAGCTATCAAGAAGCAGCCTCAGTAAAGTCGCTTGGCGATGTGTTTACAAAGGACACGCTGTTGCGATCGTTCCCAGAACTGGAACACTTTACTGGTCTTAACGAAATTGATGCTTGTGCCTTTTGGGATTGCACCCACCTGGAGTCAATCCGCATACCTCGAACGGTACGTTTTATCCGCCAGAGTGCCTTTCGCCATACAGGTCTGCAGATGATAACCATCCCCAGTAGTGTCGTAGCTATAGGCGACCATATACTGGAAGAGTGTCCTGAGCTTGAAACAGTCATCTTCGAATCAGTATTACCCAACACCAACGATGGTGCTCATCATCTGGTTGACTGCCCCAAACTCTCTGCTATCTTTGTGCCAGAGTTCTATATGACAGAAACGAATGAGAAGAAATCTTGGCAGAGTCTCAAACCATATATCCATAAGTATATAGAGTTTCGCGATCCGGCAGTTAAGTCCGTCTGTGTTAGTCATTGGGATAGTAATGGCGATGGCGAATTGTCTATAGACGAGGCTATGGCTGTTAACTCGCTTGGTGGTGCTTTTTCTGGAAATACGGCTATACGCAGCTTTGATGAGTTGCGCTATTTCACAGGCTTGAAAGAGATAGAGGCAAATACTTTTAACGGTTGTTTAAATCTAAAGTCTGTACAACTGCCTCGCTCTGTAGAAACGCTTGGCGAGAATGCCTTTCTGAAATGCGACTTTAACGCGTTTTACATCCCATCTGGCGTCACTCATATTGCCTCTACAGCCTTGGGTGAAAACCATCATCTGTGTAAGGTAGAAATAAGTGCCGATAATCCCGTTTATGATAGTCGCGAAGATTGCAATGCCATTATAGAAACGGCTACCAATCAGATGGTTACAGGTAGTGCTACAGCCTTTATACCCAATAGCGTAACGAGTCTCAGCGACGAATGCTTCAACTGGTTTGATCGCGATGAATTGGTCATCCCTTCTCAGCTAACCCATATAGGTACTTGGGCCTTGACCTGTATCTTCCAACGGATATATTGTATGTCGGACGTACCCCCATTTTATCGACCAGATACTCGCGAGTCCTTTTGGGAGCATCTGCCAGAAATCTATATTCCTTATGGCTCTACAGAAGCCTATTGCCATGCAGAAGGTTGGAAGCTATTAACACATCGTCTTCATGAATTCCCAGCTAAACCAGCACCCGTAACAACAGATTTTTCATACTATTTTAAAACTTGGACCAATTTGGACCAATTAAGTTTCCTGAATTTCGATTAA
- a CDS encoding L-fucose/L-arabinose isomerase family protein, which yields MNNVPKIKVGIVAVSRDCFPESLAVNRRKAVIAAYEKKFGKDGIYECPICIVESEIHMQQALEDINKAGCNALCVYLGNFGPEISETMLAKYFNGPAMFCAAAEETQNDLIDGRGDAYCGMLNASHALSLRKTRAYIPEEPVGDADHCAELIHEFLPIARAIVGLQNLKIISFGPRPNNFLACNAPIRALYDLDVEIEENSELDLLESFQKHQGDPRIDDVVKDMANELGAGNKIPSVLPKLAQYELTLTDWIEAHKGCRQFVSLTTKCWPAFQTMFGFVPCYVNSRLTSRGIPVSCEVDIYGTLSEFIGTCITEDAVTLLDINNTVPNDMYEESIKGKKFLCDEYTDKEIFMGFHCGNTASSKVCNCSMCFQRIMARALPVEVTNGTLEGDIKPGKATIYRLQSTADTKLRAYIAQGEVIPVATRSFGSIGIFGVKNMSRFYRHVLIEKHYPHHCAVMFDHAGKYLWEILKYMGIPVEEIDYNFPKGDYYPTENPFA from the coding sequence ATGAACAACGTACCTAAAATTAAAGTTGGAATCGTCGCTGTATCTCGCGACTGTTTTCCTGAGTCATTAGCTGTTAACCGTCGTAAGGCTGTTATCGCTGCGTATGAGAAGAAATTCGGTAAGGATGGCATCTACGAGTGCCCTATCTGCATTGTTGAGAGCGAAATCCACATGCAGCAGGCCCTCGAGGATATCAATAAGGCAGGATGTAATGCACTCTGTGTATATCTTGGTAACTTCGGTCCTGAGATTTCTGAGACCATGCTGGCTAAGTATTTCAATGGCCCAGCTATGTTCTGTGCTGCTGCCGAGGAAACTCAGAACGACCTGATTGATGGTCGTGGTGATGCTTACTGTGGTATGCTGAATGCCAGCCACGCTCTGTCTCTGCGTAAGACTCGTGCTTATATCCCAGAGGAGCCAGTTGGTGATGCTGACCACTGCGCTGAGCTCATCCACGAGTTCCTGCCCATCGCTCGCGCTATCGTTGGTCTGCAGAACCTGAAGATTATCAGCTTCGGTCCTCGTCCAAACAATTTCCTGGCTTGTAACGCTCCTATCCGTGCCCTGTATGATCTCGACGTAGAAATCGAGGAGAACTCAGAGCTCGACCTGCTCGAGTCGTTCCAGAAGCATCAGGGCGATCCACGTATCGACGATGTAGTGAAGGATATGGCTAATGAGCTGGGTGCTGGCAACAAGATTCCTTCTGTTCTGCCTAAGCTCGCTCAGTATGAGCTCACTCTGACCGACTGGATCGAGGCTCACAAGGGCTGCCGCCAGTTCGTATCACTCACCACCAAGTGCTGGCCTGCATTCCAGACCATGTTTGGTTTCGTTCCTTGCTACGTAAACAGCCGTCTCACCAGCCGCGGTATCCCCGTTAGCTGCGAGGTTGATATCTACGGAACACTGTCTGAGTTCATCGGTACTTGCATCACAGAGGATGCCGTTACGTTGCTCGATATCAACAACACCGTTCCTAACGATATGTACGAAGAGAGCATCAAGGGCAAGAAGTTCCTGTGCGACGAGTACACAGACAAGGAGATCTTCATGGGCTTCCACTGTGGTAACACCGCTTCTTCTAAGGTTTGCAACTGCAGCATGTGCTTCCAGCGCATCATGGCACGCGCTCTGCCTGTAGAGGTAACAAACGGTACTCTCGAGGGCGACATCAAGCCAGGCAAGGCTACTATCTATCGTCTGCAGAGCACAGCCGACACCAAGCTCCGCGCTTACATCGCTCAGGGTGAGGTTATTCCTGTAGCTACACGCTCATTCGGTTCTATCGGTATCTTCGGTGTTAAGAACATGAGCCGTTTCTATCGTCACGTGCTCATCGAGAAGCACTACCCACACCACTGCGCTGTGATGTTCGATCACGCTGGTAAGTACCTGTGGGAGATTCTCAAGTACATGGGCATCCCCGTTGAGGAGATCGACTACAACTTCCCCAAGGGCGATTACTACCCAACAGAGAATCCATTCGCATAA
- a CDS encoding DUF3667 domain-containing protein: MEQLREKYEKFKAWQVRPHEVKKMTAEKHVCATCQTEFHGNFCPRCGQKAVIGRYSFKSAFLLFLDVWGLGNRGMFRTIRDLLLRPGYMIRDYLSGMQMAYFPPFKMFFLSIALLVLVQSGLNIRMENVISQSKEVITQNLDETSSNLDKMADNMSEAAPPDTIQINEKKLAIEKGEDGNSIKVNGKYFGLKFAETLQKFFRWITDNQTASQFLLLLVLSAPMYLLFRHNKKIPDIHYSEFFVSMVYITNLMTLISIVGDFFSPGNVLMSIVAGAASIVPLKQLYGYSYIKTFFKVALSFVLLFLMAILLAGIFAALAFLYVLYIL; this comes from the coding sequence ATGGAACAGTTAAGAGAGAAATACGAAAAGTTCAAGGCGTGGCAGGTAAGACCTCACGAGGTTAAAAAAATGACTGCCGAGAAGCATGTGTGCGCCACTTGCCAAACAGAATTTCATGGCAACTTCTGCCCCCGATGCGGACAGAAAGCTGTCATCGGTCGTTACTCGTTCAAATCGGCATTTTTGCTGTTTTTGGACGTTTGGGGCCTGGGCAATCGTGGCATGTTCCGAACCATTCGCGACTTGCTGTTGCGTCCAGGTTACATGATTCGCGACTATCTGAGTGGCATGCAGATGGCGTATTTCCCTCCGTTCAAGATGTTCTTCCTGTCCATAGCCTTATTGGTACTTGTACAGTCGGGCCTGAATATCAGGATGGAGAATGTCATCAGTCAGAGCAAGGAAGTAATTACGCAAAACCTTGACGAAACATCCAGCAACCTTGACAAAATGGCCGACAACATGAGCGAAGCCGCTCCACCTGACACCATACAAATTAACGAAAAAAAATTAGCTATCGAGAAAGGCGAAGATGGCAATTCCATAAAAGTGAATGGGAAATATTTCGGTTTGAAATTCGCAGAAACTCTCCAGAAGTTTTTCCGTTGGATCACAGACAACCAGACAGCTTCTCAGTTCCTTTTACTACTCGTTTTGTCGGCCCCAATGTACCTTCTTTTCCGCCACAATAAAAAAATTCCAGACATACACTACTCTGAGTTCTTTGTCTCGATGGTTTACATCACAAATTTAATGACACTCATCAGTATTGTTGGAGACTTTTTCTCTCCTGGAAACGTCTTAATGAGTATAGTAGCTGGCGCCGCGAGCATCGTACCCCTGAAACAGCTATATGGTTACAGCTATATCAAGACATTCTTTAAGGTTGCACTATCATTTGTGCTATTGTTTTTGATGGCTATCTTATTGGCAGGTATTTTTGCTGCTTTGGCATTCCTATACGTTCTATATATATTGTAG
- the leuS gene encoding leucine--tRNA ligase, with protein MDYNFRDIEQKWQKRWVENGTYRVVEDKNKKKFYVLNMFPYPSGAGLHVGHPLGYIASDIYARYKRQQGYNVLNPMGYDAYGLPAEQYAIQTGQHPEKTTFENINRYRSQLDKIGFSFDWEREVRTCDPIYYKWTQWAFQRMFKSYFSTSSHKAQPTIKLIEHFELMGTENCNALGTEELHFTAAEWNAFSEKKKQEVLMNYRIAYLAETMVNWCPALGTVLANDEVINGVSERGGYPVEQKKMRQWCLRVSAYAQRLLDGLDTIDWTDSLKETQRNWIGRSEGTEVEFNVADSDKHFTIFTTRADTMFGVTFMVLAPESDLVAELTTADQKAAVDEYLAYVKKRTERERQMDHKVTGVFSGSYAINPFTDEKIPIWISEYVLAGYGTGAIMAVPAHDSRDYAFAKHFNLPIIPLIEGADVSEESYDAKEGIVCNSSSAKFSLNGLTVKEAIAATKKYVTEQGLGRVKVNYRLRDAIFSRQRYWGEPFPVYYKDDMPYMIPKECLPLELPEIDEYKPTETGEPPLGRAKMWAWDTKTDKVVSKDEIDNKTVFPLELNTMPGFAGSSAYYLRYMDPKNEQALVSKDADEYWRNVDLYVGGTEHATGHLIYSRFWNKFLFDSGYSCEDEPFKKLVNQGMIQGRSNFVYRIEDEGADKGKFVSLNLRGNYKETTPIHVDVNIVSADILDIEAFKAWRPDYNNAEFILEDGKYICGWAIEKMSKSMFNVVNPDMIVEKYGADTLRLYEMFLGPVEQSKPWDTNGIDGCHRFLKKFWNLFQNGFDEGAATPENLKSVHKLIKKVSTDIETFSYNTSISAFMICVNELGQQKCKNKEMLKTLVILIAPFAPHMAEELWEMLGEQGSVCDSQWPKWEEKYLVESEAKLGVAFNGKTRFDMTFPADADNKTIEEAVLADERAQKYLEGFQVAKVIIVPKRMVNIVLKK; from the coding sequence ATGGATTACAATTTCAGAGACATCGAACAGAAATGGCAGAAGCGATGGGTTGAGAATGGAACCTATCGTGTGGTGGAAGACAAGAACAAGAAGAAATTCTATGTACTGAACATGTTCCCCTACCCATCAGGAGCAGGTTTGCACGTAGGTCACCCACTTGGCTATATCGCCAGTGATATCTATGCCCGCTACAAGCGTCAGCAGGGATATAACGTACTGAACCCCATGGGTTACGATGCTTACGGACTGCCCGCCGAGCAGTACGCTATCCAGACCGGTCAGCACCCTGAGAAGACCACTTTCGAGAATATTAACCGTTACCGCTCACAGCTGGATAAAATAGGTTTCAGTTTTGACTGGGAGCGCGAGGTTCGTACTTGTGATCCTATCTACTATAAGTGGACCCAGTGGGCTTTCCAGCGCATGTTCAAGAGTTACTTCAGCACTTCATCGCACAAGGCCCAGCCAACCATCAAGCTGATTGAGCACTTTGAGCTGATGGGTACCGAGAACTGTAATGCCCTTGGTACAGAGGAGCTGCACTTTACTGCTGCCGAGTGGAACGCCTTCTCAGAGAAGAAAAAGCAGGAGGTACTGATGAACTACCGTATAGCCTATCTGGCCGAGACAATGGTTAACTGGTGCCCTGCACTTGGTACCGTATTGGCCAACGACGAGGTAATCAACGGTGTATCAGAGCGTGGTGGTTATCCTGTAGAGCAGAAGAAGATGCGTCAGTGGTGTCTGCGTGTATCGGCTTACGCACAGCGACTGCTTGACGGACTTGATACTATCGACTGGACCGACTCGCTGAAGGAAACCCAGCGTAACTGGATTGGACGTTCTGAGGGTACTGAGGTTGAGTTTAACGTTGCCGACAGCGATAAGCACTTTACCATCTTTACCACTCGTGCCGATACAATGTTTGGTGTAACCTTCATGGTGCTGGCTCCTGAATCAGATCTCGTAGCCGAGCTGACAACTGCCGACCAGAAGGCTGCAGTAGATGAGTATCTGGCTTATGTAAAGAAGCGCACAGAGCGTGAGCGCCAGATGGACCACAAGGTAACAGGTGTGTTCTCGGGTAGCTACGCCATCAATCCATTTACCGACGAAAAGATCCCCATCTGGATTTCAGAATATGTACTGGCTGGTTATGGTACAGGTGCCATTATGGCTGTACCTGCGCACGACAGTCGCGACTACGCCTTTGCCAAGCACTTTAACCTGCCCATCATCCCACTGATTGAAGGTGCTGACGTAAGCGAGGAGAGTTACGATGCCAAGGAGGGTATTGTTTGCAACTCGTCATCAGCTAAGTTCAGCTTGAATGGCTTGACTGTTAAGGAGGCCATCGCTGCCACCAAGAAATATGTTACCGAGCAGGGCTTGGGTCGTGTAAAGGTTAACTACCGTTTGCGCGATGCCATCTTCTCACGTCAGCGCTACTGGGGTGAGCCATTCCCTGTTTACTATAAGGACGACATGCCTTACATGATTCCAAAGGAGTGTCTGCCTCTCGAGTTGCCTGAGATTGATGAGTACAAGCCAACCGAGACTGGTGAGCCACCATTGGGACGTGCTAAGATGTGGGCTTGGGATACTAAGACCGACAAGGTGGTATCAAAGGACGAGATCGACAACAAGACCGTATTCCCACTCGAGCTGAACACCATGCCTGGTTTCGCAGGTTCATCAGCCTACTATCTGCGCTATATGGACCCCAAGAACGAGCAGGCGCTTGTTAGCAAGGATGCCGATGAGTACTGGCGTAACGTAGATCTGTACGTAGGTGGTACAGAGCACGCTACAGGTCACCTGATTTACTCACGTTTCTGGAACAAGTTCCTCTTCGATTCAGGTTACAGCTGCGAGGACGAGCCATTCAAGAAACTGGTTAACCAGGGTATGATTCAGGGTCGTTCTAACTTCGTATATCGTATTGAGGACGAGGGTGCCGACAAGGGTAAGTTTGTAAGCTTGAACCTGAGAGGTAACTATAAGGAAACCACTCCTATCCACGTAGATGTAAATATCGTATCGGCTGATATTCTGGACATTGAGGCCTTTAAGGCTTGGCGACCAGATTATAACAATGCTGAGTTCATCCTCGAAGATGGCAAATACATCTGTGGTTGGGCTATCGAAAAGATGTCGAAGTCGATGTTCAATGTGGTTAATCCCGATATGATTGTAGAGAAGTATGGTGCCGACACCCTGCGTCTTTACGAAATGTTCCTGGGTCCTGTTGAGCAGAGTAAGCCTTGGGATACCAACGGTATCGATGGCTGTCACCGCTTCCTGAAGAAGTTCTGGAACCTCTTCCAGAATGGATTCGACGAGGGCGCTGCTACACCCGAGAACCTGAAGAGCGTACACAAGCTTATCAAGAAAGTATCTACCGATATCGAAACATTCAGCTATAACACATCTATCTCGGCCTTCATGATTTGCGTGAACGAGCTGGGCCAGCAGAAGTGTAAGAACAAGGAGATGCTGAAGACACTTGTTATACTGATTGCTCCTTTTGCACCCCATATGGCCGAAGAGCTTTGGGAGATGCTGGGTGAGCAGGGTAGTGTATGCGACTCACAGTGGCCAAAGTGGGAAGAGAAGTATCTGGTTGAGAGCGAGGCCAAGCTTGGTGTTGCCTTTAACGGTAAGACTCGCTTTGATATGACTTTCCCTGCTGACGCCGACAATAAGACCATCGAGGAGGCTGTACTGGCCGATGAGCGCGCTCAGAAGTACCTCGAAGGTTTCCAGGTAGCAAAGGTTATCATCGTCCCTAAGCGTATGGTGAACATTGTTTTAAAGAAATAA